The genomic stretch GCCCTATCTGGCGCCGACGCCCTTTCGCGGCAAGCGCAATGAGCCCTCCTATGTGGTCAACACAGCGCGGGTTCTGGCCGAGGTCAAGGGCGTGAGCGAGGCGGCGATGGCCGATATCACCACGGAGAATGCCTTTCGCTGCTTCTCGAAGATGACGCGGGTCTGACCTTGGTCTACCGCCGCCGCTTCACCATTCTGGGCTGTTCTTCCTCGCCGGGCGTGCCGCGCATTACCGGCGACTGGGGTGCGTGCGATCCGGCAAACCCGAAGAACCGGCGCACGCGCACGGCCTTTCTCGTCGAGCAGTTCGCCCCCGATGGCGGGGTGACGACGGTGGTGATCGACACCGGACCGGATTTCCGCGAGCAGATGATCCGGGCAGGGGTAAGGCGCATCGATGCCGTGCTGTTTACCCATGCCCATGCCGATCACATCCACGGGATCGACGACATTCGCGGTTATTTTCATGCCCAGCGCCAGCGCATCCCCGTCTATGCCGACGAGGCGACGATGGCGCGCATTCTGGAAGGCTTTGCCTATTGCCTTGAGACCCCGAAAGGCAGCGCTTATCCGCCGATCGCCCGGGCCAATATCATCACGGATATCGGCAGCCCGGTCGAAGTCGACGGCCCGGGTGGCGTGATGCGGTTCATGCCGCACCGCCAGCAGCATGGCGACATCATCTCGCTCGGATACCGACTGGGCGGCGTTGCCTACTGTACGGATGTCAGCGATTTTCCGGCCGAATCCGTTGCGAAACTGCGCGATCTCGACCTTCTGGTGATTGACGCGCTGCAATATCATCCGCATCCGAGCCATCTCTCGCTCGGGCAAGCGCTTTCCTGGGTGGAGCGCCTCGGCGCGAAGCGCGCGATACTGACGCATATGCACATTCCGCTCGACTACGACATCGTGGCGTCCGAAACCCCCGCCCATGTCGAACCCGCCTTTGACGGGTTGAGCGTCGAGTTCTCGGTCGCGGACGAAACGGTCTGAATTAAAATTTTACCCCTCAGTTCAGTTTGCGTATTGCGATTGCGCGACATCTCCGCGCTAGCGTATTTCGGCGCTAAATGCGTGATCTCTCAGGTTAAACTGACTACGACGAAAGTCTGTCAACCCCAGAAAACAGCAAATCCCTGTTGAAATCGGGACCGATTTCTGCCCATTCTTTGTCCGTTCTGGAAATTTGAGGTTGATTTAGGCAGCGCGAATTGCAGTATGAAGCCGGATTGCTTGAGAAGGCCCGTACAAGAATTGGGCCCGCGAGGTCCACAATGACAAGGGGACAAAATGGCTGAAAACCGGGGTGCTTCGGTTAAGTACGATAGTGTTCAAAAGAGTTATGACGGCGAAAGCCTCGTTGTTAAGAAATTAAATCTGGATATTCCGCCGGGCGAGTTTTTGACCATGCTCGGTCCCTCCGGCTCGGGCAAGACGACCTGTCTGATGATGCTGGCCGGTTTCGAGCCCGCCACCTACGGCGAGATCTATCTCAACGAGAAGCCCATCAATAACGTGCCGCCGCACAAGCGCGGCATCGGCATGGTGTTCCAGAACTACGCTCTGTTTCCGCACATGTCGGTTGCCGAAAACCTCGCCTTTCCGCTGCAGCTTCGCAACATGGGCAAGGCCGAGCAGGAGGAAAAGGTCAAGCGCGCGCTCGACATGGTGCAGCTTGGCAATTTCGGCGGACGCCGCCCGGCGCAGCTTTCCGGCGGCCAGCAGCAGCGCGTGGCCGTCGCGCGCGCCCTGGTCTTCGATCCCGAACTGGTGCTGATGGACGAGCCGCTCGGCGCGCTCGACAAGCAGTTGCGTGAGCAGATGCAGTACGAGATCAAGCATATTCACGACAATCTCGGCGTGACCGTCGTCTATGTGACGCATGACCAGACCGAGGCGCTGACCATGTCGGACCGCGTGGCGGTCTTCAATGACGGCGTGGTGCAGCAACTGTCCGAGCCGTCGATGCTCTACGAAAACCCGCAGAATTCGTTCGTCGCCCAGTTTATCGGCGAGAACAACAAGCTGAGCGGGACGGTGACCGAGATCCGCGGCGGCGAATGCACGGTGAAGCTCGATGACGGCACGGTGATCATTGCCGACAAGGTGAATGTCGACAAGGTCGGCGACCGCACGACCATTTCGCTCCGGCCGGAGCGCGTTGAAATCGTTCCCACCGATGATCATGCCAATACCATTACCGGCACGATCGAGGAACTGATCTATCTTGGCGACCATATCCGCGTGCGCATGAATGTGTGCGGAAACGACGAGTTCGTCGTCAAGGTTAGAAATCGCGGCGAGCGCTGGGATTTGCACAAGGGCAAGCAGCAGGCCATCGGCTTTGCTGCGGCCGACTGCAAGGCGCTTGATCCCGTCGCGTAACAGCAACTGCCGATCTCGCTTATCGGCGGTTCTAAGGATGCGGACCCACTGGTTCGTGCAATCATCTCGAAGAAGGGGAAGAAAGACTATGAAAACCAAGTCTATTATTCTGGCACTGGCGGCATCGCTCGCCACATCATCAGCAGCTTACGCCGAACAGATGACCATCGTATCGTGGGGCGGCGCTTACCAGGCTTCGCAGAAGAATGCTTACACCGATCCCTACATGGAAATGAATCCGGACATTGAAGTCGTCTGGGACGAATCCTCGAATGAGGCCGTTGCCAAGCTGCGTGCCATGAACGAGGCCGGCAATGTGACCTGGGATCTGGTGGACGTCGTTGCCGCCGACGCCATGCGTCTTTGCGACGAGGGCCTTGCCATGGAGTATGACCCGGACGAGCTCCTGGCCGATGCGCCCGACGGCACGCCGGCTTCGGAAGATTTCGGCGATCTGATCGTCTCCGATTGCTTCATTCCGCAGATCGTCTACTCCACCACCGCCGCCTACCGTCCGGATCTGCTGCCGGAAGGCGCCCCGGAACCGGAATCGATCTGCGCCATGTTCGATACCGAGACCTATCCCGGCAAGCGTTCGCTCGAAAAGCGGCCGATCAATAACATGGAATGGGCGCTGATCTGCGACGGCGTTGCCAAGGAAGACGTCTATGACGTGCTCGAAACCGAGGAAGGCCAGGATCGCGCCTTCGCCAAGCTCGACACCATCAAGGACGACGTGATCTGGTGGTCGGCCGCCGCCGAGCCGCCGCAGCTGCTCGCCGACGGCGAAATCGTCATGGGTTCCTCCTATAACGGTCGCTGGTTCTCCGCGATCGTTGAAGAAGACCAGCCCTTCAAGATGCTCTGGGATGCGCAGGTGTTCGACCTCGACGGCTGGATCATTCCGGCCGGCCTGCCGGAAGATCGCCTCGCCATGGTCAAGGACTTCGTCAAGTTCGCGACCGACACCCAGCGTCTTGCCGACCAGGCGGCCTACATCTCCTATGGTCCGGCCCGTAACTCTTCGGCTCCGCTCGTCGGCAAGCATGCCGAACTCGGCGTCGAGATGGGTCCGCACATGCCGACCGCTCCGGAGAACGCCGAGAACGTCTTCGTCTACAACTACGAATGGTGGGCTGACTACCGCGATGACCTGGACGCCAAGTTCCAGTCCTGGCTGGTGCAGTAAGCACGCTTTTCGCTGACGATATCGTGGAAGGGCCGGCTCCGGCCCTTCCGCACCGACAACGGACCAAGGCCGCATCAGACGGTCGAGCATGATGGCCGAAGGCCGAACCAGCAAAAGAAGCGGGGACCATGAGCGACACGACCTCCAACACGGCGGAGAAGCTGACGACCTCCGACGGCAAGCCGCTGAAGGCGAGCTTTGCAAAGGCACTGCGCCGCCAGAAGATGCGCGCACTCATACTCATCGCGCCGCTCCTGCTGTTCGTGCTGGTTTCCTTTGCCGCGCCGATCGTGGACATGCTGTTCCGCTCCGTTCAGAACGAGATCGTTCCCGAAACGCTGCCGCGCACCGTGACGGCGCTTGAAAGCTGGGACCCGGCTTCGGGCGAACTGCCCGATGAATTCGTGTTTGCCGCGCTGCGCGATGACCTGATCATTGCTGCGGAGCGCAAACAGCACACGAGGCTCGGCTCGCGGCTGAACTATGAGATGACCGGCATGTCGAGCCTGTTCCGCAAGACGGGCCGTCGGGTTGACGATTTCGGCGAGATTTTTACCGAACAGTTTGAGGACCTGAACGAGGCCTGGGTCGAGCCCGCCACATGGGTTTCCCTGATGGCCTCTGAAGACTGGATCGCGGCGCAGGCCGAATGGGCCACTGCCGGCGATGATAGCGCAACGGAACCTGCGTTCGTCGTCTCGGAGGCGGCCAAGGAAGCCCTGCCGCGCACGGCCGAGATCTATGCCGGCTTTGCCAATGTCATTCAAACGGAAGACGAAGACAGCCCGACCGAGGAAGAGCCGTGGAACCCTGTCTATGCAGCGCTTTACGGCGACCTGATCGCCAATCCCGATGCCGCTGCCAGCTATTCGGGTGTGACGGCTGAACTGCTGGCGACGGCTGCCGCTGCGGTCCCCGAATTCGAGGCGACCACGGCGCGTGAGGAATTCATCGACGCCGACGAGGACTGGGGCTCGCTCGACGTCTGGCAGACGCTCTATCGCTTCAAGGGTCCCTATACGGCCGGCTATTATCTCGCCGCGCTCGACGCCCAGATGACGGCCCACGGGATCGAAATGGTGCCGGAAGACCAGCGCATCTATCTGCTCCTGTTCATGCGCACGCTGGTCCTGAGCGTGGTCATCACCTTTTCCTGCCTCATTCTCGGCTACCCGATCGCCTTCCTGCTCTCGCATCTGCCGCTCCGCTCCGCCAATCTCCTGATGATCCTGGTGCTTCTGCCGTTCTGGACATCGCTTCTGGTCAGAACCTCTGCGTGGAAGGTGCTGTTGCAGCAACAGGGCGTCATCAACGATATTCTGGTGTTCATCGGCCTTGTCTCCGATGACGGACGGCTCGCGCTGATCAACAATGCGACGGGCACCGTCATCGCCATGACCCATATCCTGCTGCCCTTCATGATCCTGCC from Martelella sp. AD-3 encodes the following:
- a CDS encoding MBL fold metallo-hydrolase, yielding MVYRRRFTILGCSSSPGVPRITGDWGACDPANPKNRRTRTAFLVEQFAPDGGVTTVVIDTGPDFREQMIRAGVRRIDAVLFTHAHADHIHGIDDIRGYFHAQRQRIPVYADEATMARILEGFAYCLETPKGSAYPPIARANIITDIGSPVEVDGPGGVMRFMPHRQQHGDIISLGYRLGGVAYCTDVSDFPAESVAKLRDLDLLVIDALQYHPHPSHLSLGQALSWVERLGAKRAILTHMHIPLDYDIVASETPAHVEPAFDGLSVEFSVADETV
- a CDS encoding ABC transporter ATP-binding protein; this encodes MAENRGASVKYDSVQKSYDGESLVVKKLNLDIPPGEFLTMLGPSGSGKTTCLMMLAGFEPATYGEIYLNEKPINNVPPHKRGIGMVFQNYALFPHMSVAENLAFPLQLRNMGKAEQEEKVKRALDMVQLGNFGGRRPAQLSGGQQQRVAVARALVFDPELVLMDEPLGALDKQLREQMQYEIKHIHDNLGVTVVYVTHDQTEALTMSDRVAVFNDGVVQQLSEPSMLYENPQNSFVAQFIGENNKLSGTVTEIRGGECTVKLDDGTVIIADKVNVDKVGDRTTISLRPERVEIVPTDDHANTITGTIEELIYLGDHIRVRMNVCGNDEFVVKVRNRGERWDLHKGKQQAIGFAAADCKALDPVA
- a CDS encoding extracellular solute-binding protein, with amino-acid sequence MKTKSIILALAASLATSSAAYAEQMTIVSWGGAYQASQKNAYTDPYMEMNPDIEVVWDESSNEAVAKLRAMNEAGNVTWDLVDVVAADAMRLCDEGLAMEYDPDELLADAPDGTPASEDFGDLIVSDCFIPQIVYSTTAAYRPDLLPEGAPEPESICAMFDTETYPGKRSLEKRPINNMEWALICDGVAKEDVYDVLETEEGQDRAFAKLDTIKDDVIWWSAAAEPPQLLADGEIVMGSSYNGRWFSAIVEEDQPFKMLWDAQVFDLDGWIIPAGLPEDRLAMVKDFVKFATDTQRLADQAAYISYGPARNSSAPLVGKHAELGVEMGPHMPTAPENAENVFVYNYEWWADYRDDLDAKFQSWLVQ
- a CDS encoding ABC transporter permease produces the protein MSDTTSNTAEKLTTSDGKPLKASFAKALRRQKMRALILIAPLLLFVLVSFAAPIVDMLFRSVQNEIVPETLPRTVTALESWDPASGELPDEFVFAALRDDLIIAAERKQHTRLGSRLNYEMTGMSSLFRKTGRRVDDFGEIFTEQFEDLNEAWVEPATWVSLMASEDWIAAQAEWATAGDDSATEPAFVVSEAAKEALPRTAEIYAGFANVIQTEDEDSPTEEEPWNPVYAALYGDLIANPDAAASYSGVTAELLATAAAAVPEFEATTAREEFIDADEDWGSLDVWQTLYRFKGPYTAGYYLAALDAQMTAHGIEMVPEDQRIYLLLFMRTLVLSVVITFSCLILGYPIAFLLSHLPLRSANLLMILVLLPFWTSLLVRTSAWKVLLQQQGVINDILVFIGLVSDDGRLALINNATGTVIAMTHILLPFMILPLYSVMKTISPTYVRAAKSLGATDWTAFWRIYFPQTVPGIGAGAVLVFILSIGYYITPELVGGTSGIFISNRIAYHISSSLNWGLAAALGTLLLVVVLLCFVIYDKLVGIDNVKLG